Proteins from one Deinococcus sp. AB2017081 genomic window:
- a CDS encoding DUF4129 domain-containing protein, producing the protein MPATDGSAPPTDVVGWRPYGLALLPLALAGALPAWQVAALCAVYALGVRWPEWVQGRLLLGVLVVAGGAVLAVPGVVGGPPEDVVRLAVSSLLGLLSVGLLHLGAARIEEGHRSGLLVPLGLGLLAPQALLLPALVGGAVARPAEDDRPAAWHVAPGPAAWRWAGAVLVGVTLAAAVLPRGPSVWEALTRPPQPVVAAESAPDSPAAPAPATPSGRAETASPARPAPPLRLTVNAPLLPMELVLGAGVLLGAAVLWRSRPRAGGTPATLVETLMALGLIVGGVVGLGAVFVLTASSGSGGGGAASGGATSGATGGPPGSFGWDTPGRTLDLTGLLNVLVILSVLLLVGLAVAAFLARQDDAGVPDDEPPVPDQPEPGDAVPAPVPLHRVRRAWQAAESALAATGRTRGAAESPQAYAVRVGRDVPVLAQPLADLVRVYAPVRYGGDVTDAGAGVAERALTDLRVLIPSLPSVHPSRG; encoded by the coding sequence ATGCCGGCCACGGACGGTTCAGCGCCCCCGACCGACGTGGTGGGCTGGCGTCCCTACGGGCTGGCGCTGCTGCCCCTGGCGCTGGCGGGGGCGCTGCCCGCGTGGCAGGTGGCGGCGCTGTGCGCGGTGTACGCGCTGGGCGTGCGCTGGCCCGAGTGGGTGCAGGGCCGCCTGCTGCTGGGCGTGCTGGTGGTCGCGGGCGGAGCGGTGCTGGCGGTGCCGGGCGTCGTGGGCGGCCCACCGGAGGACGTGGTGCGTCTGGCGGTGTCCTCACTGCTGGGGCTGCTCTCGGTGGGCCTGCTGCACCTGGGGGCCGCGCGGATCGAGGAGGGCCACCGATCCGGACTGCTGGTGCCGCTGGGCCTGGGCCTGCTGGCCCCACAGGCACTGCTGCTCCCGGCCCTGGTGGGCGGCGCGGTCGCCCGCCCGGCCGAGGATGACCGACCGGCGGCGTGGCACGTCGCGCCGGGGCCGGCCGCGTGGCGCTGGGCGGGGGCGGTGCTCGTCGGGGTCACGCTGGCGGCAGCCGTGCTGCCCCGGGGGCCGTCGGTGTGGGAGGCGCTGACCCGCCCGCCACAGCCGGTCGTGGCGGCGGAGTCCGCCCCGGATTCCCCGGCTGCACCGGCACCGGCCACCCCATCCGGCCGCGCCGAGACGGCCAGTCCGGCCCGCCCCGCGCCGCCGCTGCGGCTGACCGTGAACGCTCCGCTGCTGCCGATGGAACTCGTGCTGGGAGCCGGCGTGCTGCTGGGGGCGGCCGTGCTGTGGCGGTCGCGCCCCCGCGCCGGGGGGACACCCGCCACGCTGGTCGAGACACTGATGGCCCTGGGCCTGATCGTGGGGGGCGTGGTGGGCCTGGGGGCCGTCTTCGTCCTCACGGCGTCGTCCGGCTCCGGGGGCGGCGGGGCGGCATCGGGCGGGGCGACCTCCGGGGCCACGGGCGGCCCACCTGGCAGCTTCGGCTGGGACACGCCAGGCCGCACGCTGGATCTGACCGGGCTGCTGAACGTGCTGGTGATCCTGAGCGTGCTGCTGCTCGTGGGGCTGGCGGTCGCCGCGTTCCTGGCCCGCCAGGATGATGCTGGCGTTCCAGACGACGAGCCGCCCGTGCCCGACCAACCGGAGCCGGGGGACGCTGTGCCCGCCCCCGTGCCCCTGCACCGCGTCCGGAGGGCGTGGCAGGCGGCCGAATCGGCCCTGGCCGCGACCGGCCGCACGCGGGGCGCGGCGGAGTCCCCTCAGGCCTACGCCGTCCGCGTGGGCCGGGACGTGCCCGTGCTGGCGCAGCCGCTGGCGGATCTCGTGCGCGTGTATGCCCCGGTTCGCTACGGTGGGGACGTCACGGACGCCGGCGCGGGCGTGGCCGAACGTGCCCTGACCGACCTGCGCGTGCTGATCCCCTCCCTGCCCTCTGTCCACCCGTCCCGAGGATGA
- a CDS encoding AAA family ATPase — MTMTTNRTSPPFADRVLQNVARVLVGKEDVTRLCLAGVLAGGHLLLEDVPGTGKTMLARALARSLGLDFARIQFTPDLLPGDVTGVSVYRPASGAFEFVPGPIFTGVLLADEINRATPRTQSALLEAMGEGQVTESGVTHVLRKPFVVVATQNPVEHEGTYRLPEAQLDRFVLRTSVGYPGLEQEVEMLSRLRGAHPITTLSAVATPADLLDAQAQVREVHVAPDVQRYVAALGARTRRHPQILLGTGPRASLALQGVAQALAWLDGRTFVTPDDVQVAAPAVLAHRLTLRIEARLQGLAPEAVVAEVLRSEPVPVETASVDDVPTTAVHARVPPTR; from the coding sequence ATGACCATGACCACGAACCGCACCTCCCCGCCCTTTGCTGACCGCGTCCTCCAGAACGTCGCCCGTGTGCTGGTGGGCAAGGAGGACGTGACCCGGCTGTGCCTGGCCGGCGTGCTGGCCGGCGGTCACCTGCTGCTGGAGGACGTTCCGGGCACCGGCAAGACCATGCTGGCCCGTGCCCTGGCCCGCAGCCTGGGGCTGGACTTCGCGCGCATCCAGTTCACGCCGGATCTGCTGCCCGGCGACGTGACCGGCGTCAGCGTGTACCGGCCCGCCAGCGGGGCCTTCGAGTTCGTGCCCGGCCCCATCTTCACCGGTGTCCTGCTCGCCGACGAGATCAACCGCGCCACGCCCCGCACGCAGTCCGCACTGCTGGAGGCCATGGGCGAGGGGCAGGTCACCGAGTCCGGCGTGACCCATGTCCTGCGCAAGCCCTTCGTGGTCGTTGCCACCCAGAACCCCGTCGAGCACGAGGGTACGTACCGCCTGCCCGAGGCGCAGCTCGACCGCTTCGTCCTGCGCACCTCGGTCGGCTATCCGGGGCTGGAACAGGAGGTGGAGATGCTCTCGCGGCTGCGCGGGGCCCACCCGATCACGACCCTGTCGGCAGTCGCCACGCCGGCCGACCTGCTGGACGCCCAGGCCCAGGTGCGCGAGGTACACGTCGCGCCGGATGTCCAGCGCTACGTGGCCGCGCTGGGGGCCCGCACGCGCCGGCACCCGCAGATCCTGCTGGGCACCGGGCCGCGCGCCAGTCTGGCCCTCCAGGGTGTGGCACAGGCGCTGGCATGGCTCGATGGCCGCACCTTCGTCACGCCGGACGACGTGCAGGTCGCCGCGCCCGCCGTGCTCGCCCACCGCCTGACCCTGCGGATCGAGGCCCGGCTCCAGGGGCTGGCCCCCGAGGCCGTCGTGGCCGAGGTGCTGCGCTCCGAGCCGGTGCCCGTGGAGACGGCGTCCGTGGACGACGTGCCCACCACGGCCGTCCACGCCCGCGTGCCTCCGACCCGGTGA
- a CDS encoding DUF58 domain-containing protein: MTALLVWLAVTGILVGVLWLAYRTPPAIAVTRDVPGRAFQGSRVPLGVQVTLRSRLPLRFTLDDPTPRAVVPDMPVTLVGAGIGEVAVEFQTMLDLNRRGVHAWPGATLRWADPLGLFWHAVAVPAPHSVLVYPGTHGLVLPELLRPLLSEGGLTRRLGLDDPLGQRGVREYVPGDPPGRVHWRLTARTGTLTVRDPERTAASSVTVYVDTGSGTDMSLESAVRLAASMVQEAVALELPVAVALPGSVSPVGTGAAAVQGALYLLARAALVPGEPSIPPTRAGGNLFILTVRPSAALITQAMRARAHASRVVIVALPDGYYLEPGESPRRQWAGLPDAVRDLERQAGALAGAGILVYILRGNQSVLQMGT, encoded by the coding sequence GTGACCGCCCTGCTGGTCTGGCTGGCGGTGACCGGGATCCTGGTCGGCGTGCTGTGGCTGGCGTACCGCACGCCTCCGGCCATCGCCGTGACCCGTGACGTGCCGGGCCGGGCGTTCCAGGGCAGCCGCGTGCCGCTGGGCGTTCAGGTCACGCTGCGCAGCCGCCTGCCGCTGCGGTTCACGCTGGACGATCCCACGCCACGGGCCGTGGTGCCGGACATGCCCGTCACGCTGGTCGGGGCCGGGATCGGCGAGGTCGCGGTGGAGTTCCAGACCATGCTCGATCTGAACCGGCGCGGCGTCCACGCGTGGCCGGGAGCCACCCTGCGCTGGGCCGATCCGCTGGGCCTGTTCTGGCACGCCGTGGCGGTGCCCGCCCCCCACAGCGTGCTGGTGTATCCGGGCACGCACGGCCTGGTGCTGCCGGAACTGCTGCGCCCCCTGCTCAGCGAGGGCGGCCTGACCCGCCGCCTGGGCCTGGACGATCCCCTGGGCCAGCGTGGCGTGCGCGAGTACGTGCCCGGAGATCCGCCGGGCCGTGTCCACTGGCGGCTCACGGCCCGCACCGGCACCCTGACCGTGCGCGATCCCGAGCGCACGGCCGCGAGTTCCGTGACCGTGTACGTGGACACCGGCAGCGGCACCGACATGTCCCTGGAGAGCGCCGTGCGGCTGGCTGCCAGCATGGTGCAGGAGGCGGTGGCGCTGGAACTGCCGGTCGCGGTGGCGCTGCCCGGCAGCGTGTCTCCGGTGGGCACGGGCGCCGCCGCCGTCCAGGGCGCGCTGTATCTGCTGGCCCGGGCGGCCCTGGTGCCGGGGGAGCCCTCGATCCCTCCCACGCGCGCCGGCGGCAATCTCTTCATCCTGACGGTCCGGCCCAGCGCCGCGCTGATCACACAGGCCATGCGTGCACGGGCACACGCCAGCCGCGTGGTGATCGTGGCGCTGCCCGACGGCTACTACCTGGAACCCGGCGAGTCCCCACGCCGGCAGTGGGCGGGCCTGCCCGACGCCGTGCGCGACCTGGAACGGCAGGCCGGGGCGCTGGCCGGCGCGGGCATTCTGGTGTACATCCTGCGCGGCAACCAGAGCGTGCTCCAGATGGGCACGTAG
- a CDS encoding M-like protein has translation MTHDDDQRPAGTAESEHSGQHTGTELSNVDLQFMGRTDQQAEIDATVEAESRAPGEYQERGMDKQDVAVAQTMDASDPPSTNMGDDQQ, from the coding sequence ATGACCCACGACGACGATCAGCGCCCCGCCGGCACGGCCGAGTCCGAGCACAGCGGTCAGCACACCGGCACCGAACTCAGCAATGTCGATCTGCAGTTCATGGGCCGCACCGACCAGCAGGCCGAGATCGACGCGACCGTCGAGGCCGAGAGCCGCGCGCCCGGGGAGTATCAGGAACGGGGCATGGACAAGCAGGATGTCGCCGTGGCGCAGACCATGGACGCCAGCGATCCCCCCAGCACGAACATGGGCGACGACCAGCAGTAG
- a CDS encoding MogA/MoaB family molybdenum cofactor biosynthesis protein — translation MADVFSTSDSPVPGRGAPEGGSAQQHRDAAPRAARVAVVTVSDTRTTETDTSGQYLMAELRAAGHDVVAYRIVKDDAVEIRSALVQFSREAQIVLSSGGTGITGRDVTVPVVESLLTKPIPGFGELFRMLSYQQVGGAAMLSRAVGGLCRGAVIFAMPGSLNAVKTAWEGILRDELPHLIFELERHGQPGVPVTGAEPAPAEPAPLARVTLERLPLSPLPGGFPAAGTGGGAAAGLGRHKKGDGPL, via the coding sequence ATGGCCGACGTGTTCTCGACATCTGACAGTCCAGTTCCTGGCCGCGGCGCCCCGGAGGGTGGGTCGGCGCAGCAGCACCGTGACGCCGCTCCCCGCGCCGCCCGCGTGGCCGTGGTGACGGTGAGCGACACGCGCACCACCGAGACGGACACCAGTGGCCAGTATCTGATGGCTGAACTCCGGGCGGCCGGACACGACGTGGTCGCGTACCGCATCGTCAAGGACGACGCCGTCGAGATCCGCTCGGCGCTCGTGCAGTTCTCGCGTGAGGCGCAGATCGTGCTGTCGTCGGGCGGCACCGGCATCACGGGCCGGGACGTGACGGTGCCCGTGGTCGAGTCGCTGCTGACCAAGCCCATTCCCGGCTTCGGGGAACTGTTCCGCATGCTCAGCTACCAGCAGGTGGGCGGCGCCGCCATGCTGTCGCGGGCCGTGGGAGGACTGTGCCGGGGCGCGGTCATCTTCGCCATGCCCGGCAGCCTGAATGCCGTCAAGACCGCGTGGGAGGGTATCCTGCGCGATGAGCTGCCGCACCTGATCTTCGAGCTGGAGCGCCACGGACAGCCGGGCGTGCCTGTGACCGGGGCCGAGCCCGCGCCGGCCGAACCGGCGCCGTTGGCCCGCGTGACACTGGAGCGCCTGCCCCTGTCGCCCCTGCCCGGCGGGTTCCCGGCGGCCGGTACCGGGGGCGGCGCGGCGGCGGGTCTGGGGCGGCACAAGAAGGGTGACGGCCCGCTGTGA
- the truD gene encoding tRNA pseudouridine(13) synthase TruD — translation MSLVFDWSALSPLTAGPGTGGGLRRDPEDFVVQEVPLYPLAGEGDYVFVEIRKTGHTTAHVVRMLAAQLGLREQEIGVAGLKDRHAVTTQWLSLPAKAEKRLGALALDGVETVQVTRHTNKLAMGHLRGNRFVIRVRGAAGQGRHAREVLAVLEAQGVPNYFGPQRFGLGGVNAEEGLRVLRGESRLKDPRVRRFLTSSVQSMLFNRFLSLRLERGLYATLLRGDMAKKHDTGGVFQVEDAAAESLRAGRGELSATGTLFGRKVRPLAFDAGALEAEALAAFGLSPQAFASRRGDRRLTRVFLEGGSVTDTDDGYSVAFTLPRGSFATSVLRELMKTDVDTLAPVGDEGLATDSLAGGDE, via the coding sequence GTGAGTCTGGTGTTCGATTGGTCTGCCCTGTCCCCCCTGACGGCCGGCCCCGGGACGGGTGGGGGACTGCGCCGCGATCCGGAGGATTTCGTGGTGCAGGAGGTGCCCCTGTACCCCCTGGCCGGCGAGGGCGACTACGTCTTCGTGGAGATCCGCAAGACCGGCCACACGACCGCGCATGTCGTCCGGATGCTGGCTGCGCAGCTCGGTCTCCGGGAACAGGAGATCGGCGTGGCGGGCCTGAAAGACCGGCATGCGGTCACGACCCAGTGGCTCAGTCTGCCCGCGAAGGCCGAGAAACGGCTGGGAGCGCTGGCCTTGGACGGGGTCGAGACCGTGCAGGTCACGCGCCACACCAACAAGCTGGCGATGGGCCACCTGCGCGGCAACCGCTTCGTGATCCGCGTGCGCGGGGCCGCCGGACAGGGAAGGCATGCCCGTGAGGTGCTGGCAGTGCTGGAGGCGCAGGGCGTGCCGAACTACTTCGGGCCGCAGCGCTTCGGCCTGGGCGGCGTGAACGCCGAGGAGGGCCTGCGGGTGCTGCGCGGCGAGTCGCGCCTGAAAGACCCGCGGGTGCGGCGCTTCCTGACCTCCAGCGTGCAGAGCATGCTCTTCAACCGGTTCCTGAGCCTGCGTCTGGAACGGGGGCTGTACGCCACGCTCCTGCGCGGAGACATGGCCAAGAAGCACGACACCGGGGGCGTGTTTCAGGTCGAGGACGCGGCGGCCGAGTCGCTGCGGGCCGGGCGCGGTGAGCTGAGTGCCACGGGCACCCTGTTCGGCCGCAAGGTGCGGCCGCTGGCCTTCGACGCGGGTGCGCTGGAGGCCGAGGCCCTGGCGGCCTTCGGCCTGTCTCCACAGGCCTTCGCGTCGCGCCGGGGCGACCGCCGTCTGACCCGCGTGTTTCTGGAGGGCGGCAGCGTGACCGACACCGACGACGGATACAGTGTGGCGTTCACGCTGCCACGCGGCAGTTTTGCCACCAGTGTGCTGCGGGAGCTCATGAAGACCGACGTCGATACGCTGGCGCCGGTGGGCGACGAGGGACTGGCCACGGACTCGCTGGCCGGAGGAGACGAGTGA
- a CDS encoding DUF3293 domain-containing protein, producing the protein MPTEWTPPWAAGGAPWAIVTAWNPGGQRHPDAVNRRAACQLRRAWTGEAVPVVNGAAPWAEEALLLPGARLRDAAALGRQFGQAAVLWGAGGRVAVVWLGPVVVERCWAMPVGPYTGSP; encoded by the coding sequence GTGCCCACCGAATGGACGCCGCCGTGGGCAGCGGGCGGCGCGCCGTGGGCGATCGTGACCGCGTGGAATCCCGGCGGACAGCGGCACCCGGACGCCGTGAACCGCCGGGCCGCGTGCCAGCTGCGCCGGGCATGGACCGGGGAGGCCGTGCCCGTCGTGAATGGAGCTGCGCCCTGGGCCGAGGAGGCCCTGCTGCTGCCGGGAGCGCGGCTCCGGGACGCCGCCGCGCTGGGGCGGCAGTTCGGGCAGGCTGCAGTGCTGTGGGGTGCGGGGGGGCGCGTGGCCGTGGTGTGGCTCGGGCCAGTGGTCGTGGAACGCTGCTGGGCGATGCCCGTCGGCCCGTATACTGGTTCCCCGTGA
- a CDS encoding helix-turn-helix domain-containing protein — translation MTTGGQGGISPVGVLPPPGPTCVHLPLEVSPQELARYAVGLANARGGTVLVGVDVAPEADGGQRDAGELHPLMVTHAIFELSGGRLTVNVQHHRLSGGGQVLAVFVPQAPYVLAAPDGSVIAWDGAHLVPVTPPGSEPVADQDYTAVVPPDASLADLDPAEVARLRGLGRRSQVTNLPDLEFLQELGLLVPSGGALRPTLAAILLAGTPAALRAHVPQAEVCYYHHVDAGVDFHFREDLLRPIPALLTRLAELIQARNRFTPVQVGLFRIEVWDQDEAVYREALLNALTHREYRLRDVVHVHHHPDRLEILNPGGLPGGITPGNILRHQPKRRNPLLAEVLSRLGLVERAGVGVDTMYSLMLRHGKEPPEYTTYPDAVTLSLHSPGFDAEFVRFVARKQEEMQTLSLDMLIVLALLAREGEATRETLARALQLPEDRTPRLLRGMEEHGLIGRSGVGRGIAFTLSAEVREALGRPEVPTPPALPRPPERPVAAPRPVRTVALEPAGPSRAEVRAIALALARERGRVRNVDLRETCGLTTQQAWRTLRGLVQDGLLRKLGTGTRDAAYEQT, via the coding sequence GTGACGACCGGTGGACAGGGCGGAATCTCACCGGTGGGGGTCTTGCCCCCGCCTGGCCCCACCTGCGTCCACCTGCCGCTGGAGGTGAGCCCGCAGGAGCTGGCCCGCTACGCTGTGGGCCTCGCCAACGCGCGGGGCGGCACCGTGCTGGTGGGCGTGGATGTGGCCCCCGAGGCCGACGGCGGCCAGCGCGATGCCGGGGAACTCCACCCGCTGATGGTCACGCACGCGATCTTCGAGCTGTCTGGAGGCCGCCTGACCGTGAATGTGCAGCACCACCGCCTGTCCGGGGGCGGGCAGGTGCTGGCGGTGTTCGTGCCGCAGGCGCCCTACGTGCTGGCCGCGCCCGACGGCAGCGTGATCGCGTGGGACGGGGCCCACCTGGTTCCGGTCACGCCGCCGGGGTCGGAACCGGTGGCCGACCAGGACTACACCGCGGTCGTGCCGCCCGACGCCTCGCTGGCCGACCTCGACCCGGCCGAGGTGGCCCGGCTGCGGGGTCTGGGCCGCCGCAGCCAGGTGACGAATCTGCCGGATCTGGAATTTCTGCAGGAGCTGGGTCTGCTGGTGCCCAGCGGGGGAGCGCTGCGGCCCACGCTGGCCGCGATCCTGCTGGCTGGAACTCCGGCAGCGCTGCGGGCGCACGTCCCCCAGGCCGAGGTCTGCTACTACCACCACGTGGACGCCGGCGTGGACTTCCATTTCCGTGAAGACCTGCTGCGGCCCATCCCGGCCCTGCTGACCCGGCTGGCCGAGCTGATCCAGGCCAGGAACCGCTTCACGCCCGTTCAGGTCGGCCTGTTCCGGATCGAGGTCTGGGATCAGGACGAGGCCGTGTACCGCGAGGCGCTGCTGAACGCCCTGACGCACCGCGAATACCGGCTGCGGGACGTGGTGCACGTGCACCACCATCCGGATCGGCTGGAGATCCTGAACCCTGGCGGCCTGCCCGGCGGCATCACGCCGGGGAACATCCTGCGCCACCAGCCCAAGCGGCGCAATCCGCTGCTGGCCGAGGTGCTCTCGCGCCTGGGGCTGGTCGAGCGGGCGGGCGTGGGCGTGGACACCATGTACTCGCTGATGCTGCGGCATGGCAAGGAACCGCCGGAGTACACCACCTACCCCGACGCCGTGACCCTGAGTCTGCACTCGCCGGGCTTCGACGCCGAGTTCGTGCGGTTCGTGGCCCGCAAGCAGGAGGAGATGCAGACGCTGTCGCTGGACATGCTGATCGTGCTGGCCCTGCTGGCGCGCGAGGGCGAGGCGACCCGCGAGACCCTGGCCCGGGCCCTGCAACTCCCGGAAGACCGCACCCCCCGCCTGCTGCGCGGCATGGAGGAGCACGGTCTGATCGGCCGCTCCGGCGTGGGGCGCGGGATCGCCTTTACCCTCAGTGCCGAGGTGCGCGAGGCCCTGGGCCGACCCGAGGTGCCCACGCCGCCAGCCCTGCCGAGGCCGCCGGAACGCCCCGTGGCCGCTCCCCGCCCGGTGCGAACCGTGGCACTGGAACCCGCCGGGCCGTCGCGCGCCGAGGTGCGGGCGATCGCGCTGGCCCTGGCCCGCGAGCGTGGCCGCGTCCGCAACGTGGATCTGCGCGAGACCTGCGGCCTGACCACCCAGCAGGCGTGGCGCACCCTGCGCGGGCTGGTGCAAGACGGCCTGCTGCGCAAGCTGGGCACCGGCACCCGGGACGCCGCCTACGAACAGACCTGA
- a CDS encoding ABC transporter substrate-binding protein, translated as MKKAIALLTLTAAVASGSHAGAVTLTIACGAVGQELELCKAGAARWAAKTGNTVKVFESPNLTNDRLALYQQQLAAKSSDIDVYQLDVVWPGLLAQHFVDLKGKVPAAEVNTHFKGIIDANTVDGKLVAMPWFTDAGLLYYRTDLLKKYGYSAAPKTWAELATMAKKIQDGEQKANKAFAGYVWQGKNYEGLTCDAMEWLVSFGGGTIVDSTGKITINNAKAAQALDTAASWVKTISPQGVTTYGEEEARGIFQSGNAAFMRNWPYAWALGQGADSKVKGKIGVAPLPSGGARNAATLGGWQLGVSTYSKNQAAAIELTRYLAGPAEQKIRAIEGAYNPTIQSLYKDADVLKANPFFGSLYSVFTSAAARPSGPTKSKYNQVSQAFSSAVSDVLTGKTKGQAAVSQLATTLARIKGSGW; from the coding sequence ATGAAGAAAGCCATCGCGCTCCTCACCCTCACCGCTGCCGTTGCCTCGGGCAGCCACGCCGGTGCTGTCACCCTCACCATCGCCTGCGGTGCGGTCGGCCAGGAACTGGAACTGTGCAAGGCGGGCGCGGCCCGCTGGGCCGCCAAGACCGGGAACACCGTTAAGGTCTTCGAGAGCCCCAACCTCACCAACGACCGCCTGGCGCTGTACCAGCAGCAGCTGGCCGCCAAGAGCAGCGACATTGACGTGTACCAGCTCGACGTCGTGTGGCCCGGTCTGCTCGCCCAGCACTTCGTCGACCTGAAGGGCAAGGTGCCTGCCGCTGAAGTCAACACGCACTTCAAGGGCATCATCGACGCCAACACCGTGGACGGCAAGCTCGTCGCCATGCCGTGGTTCACGGACGCCGGCCTGCTGTACTACCGCACGGACCTGCTGAAGAAGTACGGCTACAGCGCCGCTCCCAAGACCTGGGCCGAGCTGGCGACCATGGCCAAGAAGATCCAGGACGGCGAGCAGAAGGCCAACAAGGCCTTTGCCGGCTACGTGTGGCAGGGCAAGAACTACGAGGGCCTCACCTGCGACGCCATGGAGTGGCTGGTGTCCTTCGGCGGCGGCACCATCGTCGATTCGACCGGCAAGATCACCATCAACAACGCCAAGGCCGCCCAGGCCCTGGACACCGCCGCAAGCTGGGTCAAGACCATCAGCCCCCAGGGCGTGACCACCTACGGTGAGGAAGAGGCTCGCGGCATCTTCCAGTCCGGCAACGCCGCCTTCATGCGCAACTGGCCCTACGCCTGGGCGCTGGGGCAGGGCGCGGATTCCAAGGTCAAGGGCAAGATCGGCGTGGCCCCCCTGCCCTCGGGCGGCGCGCGCAATGCCGCGACCCTGGGTGGGTGGCAGCTGGGCGTGAGCACGTACTCCAAGAACCAGGCGGCGGCCATCGAACTCACGCGCTACCTCGCCGGCCCCGCCGAGCAGAAGATCCGCGCGATCGAGGGTGCGTACAACCCCACCATCCAGAGCCTCTACAAGGACGCCGACGTCCTGAAGGCCAACCCCTTCTTCGGCAGCCTGTACAGCGTGTTCACCTCGGCCGCTGCTCGTCCGTCCGGCCCGACCAAGAGCAAGTACAATCAGGTCTCGCAGGCCTTCAGCAGCGCCGTCAGCGACGTGCTGACCGGCAAGACCAAGGGTCAGGCTGCCGTGTCGCAGCTCGCCACGACGCTCGCCCGCATCAAGGGCAGCGGCTGGTAA